GGCGAACGTGTTTCACGCGGGCGACGGCAATATGCATCCGCTGATTCTGTTCGATGCGAACGTGCCCGGCGAAATGGAGCGCACCGAAGCGCTTGGCGGGCGCATTCTCGAGCTGTGCGTGGCAGTAGGCGGCAGCATTACCGGCGAGCACGGCGTGGGCCGCGAGAAGATCAATCAGATGTGCTCGCAGTTCAACAGCGACGAATTGACCGTGTTTCATGCGGTAAAAGCCGCGTTCGACGAACAGGGTCTGCTGAACCCCGGCAAGGCTATCCCGACGCTGCATCGCTGCGCCGAGTTTGGCGCGATGCACGTGCATCACGGTGCGCTGCCTTTTCCTGAACTGGAGCGTTTCTGATGCGCCGCGAACCTCAATCTTTTCAATCCGCCGACGACAGCATCCGGCTGATCGACCAGGTGAGCTCCGCGGCCGCGCGGCGTGTGCCGCTGCGCATTCGCGGCGGCGACACGAAGGCGTCGCTGGGCCGGCCCGTGGAAGGCGAGGCGCTCGATATGCGCAGCCATTGCGGCGTCGTCAGCTACGACCCGACCGAACTCGTGGTTACCGTGCGTGCCGGCACGCCGGTCGCGCAACTGAACGCCGTGCTCGACGAGGCAGGCCAGATGCTGCCGTGCGAGCCGCCCGAATTCGGCGGCGAGGCGACCGTCGGCGGCGCGGTTGCAAGCGGGCTGTCGGGGCCGCGCCGTCCGTGGGTCGGCGCGCTGCGCGACTTCGTGCTCGGCTGCCGGCTCATTACGAGCGAAGGCAAGTATGTGCGGTTCGGTGGCGAGGTCATGAAGAACGTCGCCGGCTACGACCTGTCGCGGCTCATGGCGGGCAGTTTCGGCTGCCTCGGCGTGATTGCCGACGTGTCGCTGAAGGTGCTGCCGAAACCGCGCGCGGCGCATTGCCTGCGCGTCGACATGAGCGCGGCCGATGCGCTCGACCGGATCGTCGAATGGCGTCGCGCCGGTTTACCGGTTACCGGCGCGTGTCATATCGGCGATACGCTTTATCTGCGGCTTGAAGGCGGCACGGCATCGGTGCAGTCCGCGGCGCAGCGCATCGGCGGCGCCGCGATCGATCCTGCGTTCTGGGCCGATTTGCGCGAGCAGCGGCTACCGTTTTTCGCGGGCCCCGAATGCCTGTGGCGCCTTTCCTTGCCCAATCATGTCGGCGTCGAAGCGCTGCCCGGCGAAGCGGCGTTGGACTGGGGCGGCGCGCAACGCTGGCTCAAAAGCAATGCGCCAGCGGCGAGCATCCGGCGCATCGCCGAATCCGCGGGCGGACACGCAACGTGCTTCACGCCGGCCGCGGGCGTCGAACCGTTTCAGCCGCTGCCGGCGCCGTTGCTGCGTTTTCACCGGCAGCTGAAGCAGAAGCTCGATCCGCACGGTATTTTCAATCCGGGGCGGATGTACGCCGACCTGTAAGTTCGAATGCGCGTTCAAGCTGGCGAGCGCGCATTCATGAGATGAGCCCATCTTTCAGGGGCCGCCATTCGAGGCAGCAATCCAGGGCCGCCATTCAAGGGCAACCATTAAGGGCCGCCATTCAAGGGACCGCATGCAGACGAACCTTTCCGATCGCGCGCGCAGCTTGCCGCATGCCGACGAAGCCGATGAAATCCTGCGCTCGTGCGTGCATTGCGGCTTCTGTAACGCAACGTGCCCGACGTATCAGCTTCTCGGCAACGAACTCGACGGGCCGCGCGGCCGCATCTATCTGATCAAGCAATTGCTCGAAGGCGAAGCGTCGACCGAAAAAACGCAAACGCATCTCGATCGCTGCCTCACGTGCCGTAATTGCGAAACGACGTGCCCATCGGGCGTGCGCTATCACTCGCTGCTCGATATCGGCCGCGCCGAACTCGAGCGACGCATCGAACGGCCGCTGCGCGAGCGCGCTTTGCGCGCGGGCCTGCGTCACGTGATTCCGCGCCCCGGTGTGTTCAACACGCTGCTGAAAGCGGGCCGCGCGGTGCGGCCGATGCTGCCCAAAGCGCTCGGCGACAAGATTCCGGCGCAGCAGATCGCGGCGAAGGCGCGCCCGCCGCGGCGCCACGCGCGCCGGATGCTGATGCTCGAAGGCTGCGTGCAGCCGTCACTGTCGCCGAATACGAACGCGGCAACCGCGCGCGTGCTCGACCAGCTCGGCATCAGCATCGACAACGCGCCACAGGCGGGCTGCTGCGGCTCGACCGACTACCATCTGAACGCGCAGCAGGCAGGCCTCGATCGCGCGCGCCGCAATATCGACGCGTGGTGGCCGGCTATCGAGGCGGGCCGCGTCGAAGCAATCATTCAGACCGCGAGCGGCTGCGGCGCCTTCGTCAAGGAGTACGGACATCTGCTGCGCGACGATCCGCGCTACGCGGAAAAAGCCCGGCGGGTGAGTGAACTCACGCGCGACCTCGTCGAAGTGCTGGCGGCGGAAAATCTCGATGCGCTGCGTTTGACCGAAGCGGCGCGCCGCATTGCGTTCCATTGCCCGTGCACGCTCCAGCATGCACAGAAACTGGGCGGCGCGGTGGAGGGCGTACTGCAGCGGCTCGGCTTCGAATTGTCCGCGGTGCCCGACGCGCATCTATGCTGCGGCTCGGCCGGCACGTACTCGTTTACGCAGCCCGAGTTGTCGAAGCAGTTGCGCGACAACAAGCTCGATGCGCTCGAAAGCGGCAAGCCGGATCTGATCGCGACGGCGAATATCGGCTGCCAGGCGCATCTTGCGGGCGCGGGCAGAACGCCGGTGCGGCACTGGATCGAGATTGTCGAGGAGGCGCTTGCGGATGCGTGAGCGGATGCATGAGCGGATGCATGAGCGCCTGCGTTCGCGCGCGCAGCACGGCTAACGCGAGGCGTTCTCGCGGATAAATTCGAGGTGGGTGCCGAGCGCCGCGCGTGCGGCGCTTGGGTCGTGCTTGCGGATCGCTTCGTAAATCGTGCGGTGCTGCTGCACGAGATAAAAAAGATCGGCGTTGCGCTTCTTGAAGGTCGCGTACGTTTCTTCGATCGACTTCTGCACGAGGTTATGAATGCCGTGCATCACATGCACGAGCACGATATTGTGCGTGGCGTCCGCAATCCTCAAATGGAACGCCGCATCGAGCTGCGGCAAGCTCACTTCGCCATCTTCCACGTCGTAGGGTTGATCTTTGCCGAACGCGGTTTCGAGTTCGGCGAGCGCTTCCTTGATGTTCTGGATGTCTGTCTTGGTGGCACGCACCGCCGCGAGCTCGACCGCGACGGCTTCGAGCCCTTCGCGCATCTCGAGAATATCGCCGGCTGCCTTGCGATGGCGCGCCATCAGATGCGCGAGCGGGTCCGCGATCAGCGGCGCGGTGGAGTTCGCGACGACGTAGCCGCCGCCCGTCTTCGACTGGATCAGCTTGCTGCCTTCGAGCCGCAATAGCGCCTCGCGCAGCGACGGGCGCGAGACATTGAGCTTCTGTGCCAGATCGCGCTCGGACGGCAGCGCTTCGCCGGCCCGCAGCGTTCCGTCGACGATCAACTGCTCGAGCTGGTCGCAGACCGCGTCGGAGAGCCGGAATCGCGGTGGCGGAACGATAGGGGTGTAGGACATCGGTGCCTTCAATTGATGGACTGTGCGCCTGGGTTTGCGTCTGAAACTGTGGTTGACCCGTAAAAACACGATGGTTTTTCAACGGGCAACTGTAGCCAGTAACAGGAGTCCGGTCAATTGCGGCTGATACGCGGAGGTGCGGTGAATCAGGCGATGAGCCGAAACCGCCGGATCGCGCCGGTGAGGCGCGTCGGGCGGATTGGTCGGATCATCGTCTGGTGAATCGCTTGATCAGTCGGCTCAATGAGCCGGCTTAATGAGTCGGCTTAATGAGTCGGTTTAGTGAGTCAGCTCATTGAGTCAGCTCAATGAATCGTTTCCACCGTCGCGGAGGGCACGGGCGACTCCTTGGCGGCCAGTGCGAGCGCGCCGTTTTTGAGCCCCGCGTTGCGCGGCCCACGCGTTTGGGTTTGCACGAGACCGCGCGTCGCGAACGATTCGACTTCATGTTCGAGGCGTGCGAGTTCAGGCGTGACCCACTTGCGCAGAAAGTCGATCAGCGTGCGCGTTTTTGCATCCATATAGCGGCGCGACACGTAAAGCGCGTAGACATTGAACGGTCGCAGGCGCATTTGCGGCAGCACGCGCACGAGGGCGCCGCTGCGCAAATCGTCGAGCACGTTATACGCGCACATCATGCCGATGCCGGCGCCGGTGACCAGTGCGTGACGCAGCGCATCGGGCGAACTGGTTTGAAACGGCGACGACTTCACCGTGACCAGCATCGAGCCGTCGGCGCCCTCGAGATGCCATTCGTCGGCGGGTGCGAGCGGACTCGATAGACGCAGCAGCGTATGTTGCGCGAGGTCTTCGACGCTTGCCGGCGTGCCGTGCCTGTCGAGATAGTCGGGAGACGCGGTCAGAATGCCGTGACTCGTGCCGAGCGTCTGCGCGATGTACGCGGAATCGGCCAATTGCGTGGTGCTGGCGAGCGAGATGTCGTAGCCGTCCTCGACGAGGTTCGGAATGCGCTGTTCGATATCGAGATCCAGCGAAACGTCGGGGTGCTCGGCCTGATACGCGAGCAGCGCCGAGGTGACCGCGCCGCGCGCGAGACCTGGCGTCGCATGCACGCGAATGCGCCCTTGCGGATGCGACATTGCATTGCGTGCCTCGACATTTGCATTGTCCAGTTCCGCGAGAATCAGTTTTGCGCGTTCGAAGTACTTTGCACCTGCTTCGGTTACCGAAAGATGTCGCGTGGTGCGGTGAAGCAGCAGCGTTTGCAGTTCATCTTCGAGCAGCGATACCGCGCGCGACACCTGCGCGGTGGTCGTGTCGGTCTCTCGCGCAACGGCCGTGAACGTGCCGGCCTCCACGACGCGCACGAAAATGCGCATGCTATGAACCATGTCAACCATGACGAACCTCTCTTGTGGCAGATCCGCACCACATCGAATGGAATCGATGCTGTCATAGTTAGACACAAGTGTCAAGAATGGCGCTGGTGGGGCTGGTGGCGCGGATGGTGCGGATGGGGCCGGAAGCGCTGCTCACCGCTGCATGCCGGAGGTGTGGGTCCGCATCGATTACTGCGTTGCGCGTAAACATAGTCTGTCGGTATTTACCCTTAAACGAAGGGCGCGCGATGACTAGACTTCAGCCAACGACGAAATGCAAGTTCGCATCCGATCGTCGAAGGTCACTCTCTAATCGTTGTGAGGCTAATCATCATGAAGATCCGACAAGCTTTTCTGGCATCCCTTGTTGCTTCCGCGCTTGTTGTGCCGGCTGCGGCATTCGCGCAGCAATCGACCATCACCCGTGCGCAAGTGAAAAATGAACTCGCCCAACTGCGTGCTGCAGGCTATCAGGGCGATACCGAAGCTTCATATCCGGTTGAGATTCAGGCTGCGGAAGCACGCGTGGCCGCGAAGCGGGCGCAGGGGGCATCCGGCTATGGTCCGGGCACGGCGGGGACGTCGGCAGCGGGCGCGGGCGCTACGCCGGCTCAGCAGCCTGGCCAATCCGGTCAGTAATCCGATGTTTGGCATGCCGCGAGCATGCACGTATTGCACGTTTGAGTTTGAGTGGGTGGAAGAGACAAATGGACGGGCGCAATTCAGTGCGGATTGTTGAGAATTTCTGGCGGCAGGTCTGGCAGGCCGGCAATCCGGACGCGGTAGACAAACTGGTTGCCGAGGACTTCGAGATCACGACTGGCGGTGTGACGATCGGTTCGCGCGATGCGTTCAAGTCGTGGGTGGCGGCGTTTCTTGCCAGCATCGACGACTTTGAATTTCACATCGTCGAGATGTTTTCGAGCGCGAGCGGCGATCGCGTCGTGACGCGCTGGCGCGTGACGGGCAAGAACAACGGCTTTATGGGTTTCGAGGCCGATGGCGCGCCGATCGATATGACCGGTACCGCGGTGTTCGAAGTGCGCGAAGACGGGTTGCTGCAGCACAACTGGGTGGAGCGTAACGCGCTGGAAGTGGAGCGGAATATGGAGAAGTTCAGGGCGCGTGCCGCGTGATGGCTGACGCTACGAATCAGGTAATTGCCGCAAGCAGATGATCTTCATTTGTCGCGCATAACGACATACGGTTTGACAATTCTTTACCAAACGCTTTTCACAAAACTCCTGCATTCGAGTCAAATGTCGTTCGCAAAACGAACGAATGGGGAGCGAAGGTGGAGTGCGTTGACGAAATGCGTGTGCAGCGATGCAACGGGTCGCGATTGGCCGCGTCTACTGTCGTGGGGAAGGGGCGCGCCGATGCGTAAGGCGGCGGTACGGAATGGTGATCCGACCTCCGACAAGATTTCCAGATGAGTCGATTCG
The genomic region above belongs to Paraburkholderia edwinii and contains:
- a CDS encoding DUF4148 domain-containing protein — translated: MKIRQAFLASLVASALVVPAAAFAQQSTITRAQVKNELAQLRAAGYQGDTEASYPVEIQAAEARVAAKRAQGASGYGPGTAGTSAAGAGATPAQQPGQSGQ
- the glcE gene encoding glycolate oxidase subunit GlcE; protein product: MRREPQSFQSADDSIRLIDQVSSAAARRVPLRIRGGDTKASLGRPVEGEALDMRSHCGVVSYDPTELVVTVRAGTPVAQLNAVLDEAGQMLPCEPPEFGGEATVGGAVASGLSGPRRPWVGALRDFVLGCRLITSEGKYVRFGGEVMKNVAGYDLSRLMAGSFGCLGVIADVSLKVLPKPRAAHCLRVDMSAADALDRIVEWRRAGLPVTGACHIGDTLYLRLEGGTASVQSAAQRIGGAAIDPAFWADLREQRLPFFAGPECLWRLSLPNHVGVEALPGEAALDWGGAQRWLKSNAPAASIRRIAESAGGHATCFTPAAGVEPFQPLPAPLLRFHRQLKQKLDPHGIFNPGRMYADL
- a CDS encoding ester cyclase, with the protein product MDGRNSVRIVENFWRQVWQAGNPDAVDKLVAEDFEITTGGVTIGSRDAFKSWVAAFLASIDDFEFHIVEMFSSASGDRVVTRWRVTGKNNGFMGFEADGAPIDMTGTAVFEVREDGLLQHNWVERNALEVERNMEKFRARAA
- a CDS encoding FadR/GntR family transcriptional regulator, with amino-acid sequence MSYTPIVPPPRFRLSDAVCDQLEQLIVDGTLRAGEALPSERDLAQKLNVSRPSLREALLRLEGSKLIQSKTGGGYVVANSTAPLIADPLAHLMARHRKAAGDILEMREGLEAVAVELAAVRATKTDIQNIKEALAELETAFGKDQPYDVEDGEVSLPQLDAAFHLRIADATHNIVLVHVMHGIHNLVQKSIEETYATFKKRNADLFYLVQQHRTIYEAIRKHDPSAARAALGTHLEFIRENASR
- the glcF gene encoding glycolate oxidase subunit GlcF; this encodes MQTNLSDRARSLPHADEADEILRSCVHCGFCNATCPTYQLLGNELDGPRGRIYLIKQLLEGEASTEKTQTHLDRCLTCRNCETTCPSGVRYHSLLDIGRAELERRIERPLRERALRAGLRHVIPRPGVFNTLLKAGRAVRPMLPKALGDKIPAQQIAAKARPPRRHARRMLMLEGCVQPSLSPNTNAATARVLDQLGISIDNAPQAGCCGSTDYHLNAQQAGLDRARRNIDAWWPAIEAGRVEAIIQTASGCGAFVKEYGHLLRDDPRYAEKARRVSELTRDLVEVLAAENLDALRLTEAARRIAFHCPCTLQHAQKLGGAVEGVLQRLGFELSAVPDAHLCCGSAGTYSFTQPELSKQLRDNKLDALESGKPDLIATANIGCQAHLAGAGRTPVRHWIEIVEEALADA
- a CDS encoding LysR family transcriptional regulator, producing MVDMVHSMRIFVRVVEAGTFTAVARETDTTTAQVSRAVSLLEDELQTLLLHRTTRHLSVTEAGAKYFERAKLILAELDNANVEARNAMSHPQGRIRVHATPGLARGAVTSALLAYQAEHPDVSLDLDIEQRIPNLVEDGYDISLASTTQLADSAYIAQTLGTSHGILTASPDYLDRHGTPASVEDLAQHTLLRLSSPLAPADEWHLEGADGSMLVTVKSSPFQTSSPDALRHALVTGAGIGMMCAYNVLDDLRSGALVRVLPQMRLRPFNVYALYVSRRYMDAKTRTLIDFLRKWVTPELARLEHEVESFATRGLVQTQTRGPRNAGLKNGALALAAKESPVPSATVETIH